One segment of Drosophila ananassae strain 14024-0371.13 chromosome 3R, ASM1763931v2, whole genome shotgun sequence DNA contains the following:
- the LOC6504288 gene encoding uncharacterized protein LOC6504288 isoform X1 codes for MEDPSQGSHPEPQRVSNIASSPVEVFAVIQKMFLDPIPKPAPIGVKDMPAGTEILRNKLEEDFIPFSPVMWADPLIPTSVTVNTDEQTIDWMPAIDVAVNNFSMMRLGVQIKAKMDLWQTGAIREMIPGLTNQNPIAAIMQRSNFESVPLLDEAAFTRLLMLQTMTVSPVQQVYVSTAVNEQSINTCVSREASRIVWTPALGSSDNLQIGTATETSTLYFRTIDAYAALIEDYTADDVAIKTKSGDIVHPSDVVFVPVKSSWRGQAWLMPYIMSFTTTAWWNHAMVIEVEYTNTVDPKVEGRTMKMSFMPKAATVHIPGNYSRVCLVVVDSTRSIYPTSLNYEITMGIHASWAGQYEFAKQVYISLGRLTDTSVSKMEDRNIITALNHMIEFLCTRAEFRSIHMKAAVLATSRMNGFGAYPNPAEPPKQKETAQRNHLFGPGQFNSKEGIKIGDYELPDIADMDSTDRLKRLKAFQSWRTDPLGYMAYGQVNCKKDTAHYPAMWKHTAQCIQYQLTACTANMRILRACGIFVQDRESNRHVLQEPMDVYNTTLGYASLMLGLTNWAAMELGVTIFEHNIIGKSWKYLPKDYFDLWPLLTNRFVVTTFQYVDRLVDKPIWRNLWGWIMNQWSDDSEANEDWIDVHYSWNTPWWYVAAIAEKFGHKFVCSTPANGELILDGDYSESNNLIGWLIESGHSAQFDLSLLTSSCQYETRKPAYFDILTPTTNGRGVAYNMVSWALNSVLDAKKFQYRSGITLLPADTSGVVELNIIVFPSARIGKMKTCPRACVSGDARVDGKDTSTYPAIRRGLTWPNPGMDWLLKSGMAGVPRLLPGDFVGPLSGLRGLMDALNEWRSSSKRGGDSFRE; via the coding sequence ATGGAAGATCCATCACAAGGAAGCCATCCTGAGCCTCAAAGGGTGTCCAATATTGCATCATCGCCTGTGGAAGTTTTCGCTGTGATACAAAAGATGTTCTTGGATCCAATCCCTAAGCCAGCGCCAATTGGAGTCAAAGACATGCCAGCCGGAACAGAGATTCTGAGAAATAAGCTCGAAGAGGATTTCATTCCATTTAGTCCTGTAATGTGGGCGGATCCTCTTATACCGACATCCGTTACAGTGAACACCGATGAACAAACTATTGATTGGATGCCTGCCATTGACGTAGCCGTGAACAACTTTTCAATGATGAGGTTAGGAGTTCAGATTAAAGCTAAAATGGACCTTTGGCAGACCGGCGCAATAAGGGAGATGATACCAGGACTCACGAACCAAAATCCCATCGCGGCGATAATGCAAAGGAGTAACTTTGAATCAGTGCCGTTGCTGGACGAAGCAGCTTTTACTCGTTTGCTGATGCTACAGACTATGACTGTAAGTCCAGTCCAGCAAGTGTATGTATCGACAGCCGTAAATGAACAGTCGATAAACACATGTGTGTCAAGAGAAGCCAGTAGAATAGTGTGGACCCCAGCTTTGGGATCATCTGATAACTTGCAGATAGGCACAGCGACTGAAACCAGCACTCTATACTTCCGCACCATAGATGCGTATGCCGCGCTTATTGAAGACTACACTGCTGATGATGTAGCAATCAAAACAAAGTCAGGAGATATTGTACACCCTTCCGACGTTGTCTTTGTACCAGTGAAATCGAGTTGGCGTGGACAGGCATGGTTGATGCCCTACATAATGTCATTCACAACAACAGCATGGTGGAACCATGCGATGGTGATTGAAGTTGAGTATACTAATACAGTCGACCCGAAGGTAGAAGGTAGGACAATGAAAATGTCTTTTATGCCGAAAGCAGCAACGGTACACATACCGGGTAACTACTCCAGAGTATGCCTAGTAGTTGTCGACTCGACCCGAAGCATATATCCTACATCGCTAAATTATGAAATCACAATGGGAATTCACGCTTCTTGGGCGGGACAGTACGAATTCGCTAAACAAGTATACATCTCACTAGGAAGGTTGACGGACACATCAGTCAGTAAAATGGAAGATAGGAACATAATCACAGCGTTGAATCACATGATCGAGTTTTTGTGCACACGCGCTGAGTTCAGATCAATACATATGAAAGCCGCAGTGCTGGCCACGTCCAGAATGAATGGGTTCGGGGCATACCCCAACCCAGCTGAGCCTCCCAAACAAAAAGAGACAGCACAACGAAATCATTTGTTTGGTCCTGGTCAGTTCAATTCCAAAGAGGGCATAAAAATAGGAGACTACGAGTTGCCCGATATAGCCGACATGGACAGTACCGATAGACTGAAGAGACTGAAAGCTTTCCAAAGTTGGAGAACCGACCCTCTGGGATATATGGCATATGGACAAGTCAACTGCAAAAAAGACACAGCACACTACCCAGCGATGTGGAAACATACAGCTCAGTGTATTCAGTACCAACTGACAGCGTGCACGGCAAACATGCGGATCCTCAGAGCTTGTGGTATTTTCGTTCAGGACCGCGAGAGCAACAGACACGTGTTACAGGAACCAATGGACGTGTACAATACTACATTGGGCTATGCATCCCTGATGTTGGGACTAACTAATTGGGCAGCTATGGAACTGGGAGTCACCATCTTCGAGCACAACATCATAGGTAAAAGTTGGAAATACTTGCCAAAAGATTATTTCGACCTGTGGCCTCTTTTGACTAACAGATTTGTCGTCACAACATTCCAATATGTTGATCGGCTCGTTGATAAACCAATTTGGCGGAATCTGTGGGGTTGGATAATGAACCAGTGGTCTGACGACTCAGAAGCTAACGAAGATTGGATTGACGTGCATTACAGCTGGAATACACCATGGTGGTACGTTGCAGCAATAGCAGAAAAGTTCGGCCACAAATTTGTATGTTCTACACCTGCCAATGGTGAACTAATATTGGATGGGGATTATTCGGAATCTAACAACTTGATCGGATGGCTAATAGAGTCAGGCCACAGTGCGCAATTTGACCTAAGCTTACTAACGTCATCGTGTCAGTACGAGACGAGAAAACCAGCTTACTTCGACATACTCACACCAACAACTAATGGACGCGGTGTAGCTTATAACATGGTCTCGTGGGCACTGAATAGTGTGCTCGACGCAAAGAAATTTCAATACAGGTCTGGAATCACATTGTTACCGGCAGATACGTCCGGAGTAGTAGAGTTGAACATCATTGTTTTCCCGAGTGCCAGGATCGGAAAAATGAAGACGTGCCCACGAGCATGTGTGTCTGGTGATGCCCGAGTTGATGGAAAGGACACATCAACGTACCCAGCTATCAGAAGAGGTTTGACCTGGCCAAACCCGGGGATGGACTGGTTATTAAAGAGCGGAATGGCAGGAGTTCCCCGTTTATTACCCGGTGATTTCGTTGGACCACTCAGTGGACTGAGAGGGTTAATGGATGCACTCAACGAATGGCGTTCCTCTTCGAAAAGAGGTGGGGATTCCTTTCGTGAATAA
- the LOC6504288 gene encoding uncharacterized protein LOC6504288 isoform X2, with protein sequence MEDPSQGSHPEPQRVSNIASSPVEVFAVIQKMFLDPIPKPAPIGVKDMPAGTEILRNKLEEDFIPFSPVMWADPLIPTSVTVNTDEQTIDWMPAIDVAVNNFSMMRLGVQIKAKMDLWQTGAIREMIPGLTNQNPIAAIMQRSNFESVPLLDEAAFTRLLMLQTMTVSPVQQVYVSTAVNEQSINTCVSREASRIVWTPALGSSDNLQIGTATETSTLYFRTIDAYAALIEDYTADDVAIKTKSGDIVHPSDVVFVPVKSSWRGQAWLMPYIMSFTTTAWWNHAMVIEVEYTNTVDPKVEGRTMKMSFMPKAATVHIPGNYSRVCLVVVDSTRSIYPTSLNYEITMGIHASWAGQYEFAKQVYISLGRLTDTSVSKMEDRNIITALNHMIEFLCTRAEFRSIHMKAAVLATSRMNGFGAYPNPAEPPKQKETAQRNHLFGPGQFNSKEGIKIGDYELPDIADMDSTDRLKRLKAFQSWRTDPLGYMAYGQVNCKKDTAHYPAMWKHTAQCIQYQLTACTANMRILRACGIFVQDRESNRHVLQEPMDVYNTTLGYASLMLGLTNWAAMELGVTIFEHNIIDLSSQHSNMLIGSLINQFGGICGVG encoded by the exons ATGGAAGATCCATCACAAGGAAGCCATCCTGAGCCTCAAAGGGTGTCCAATATTGCATCATCGCCTGTGGAAGTTTTCGCTGTGATACAAAAGATGTTCTTGGATCCAATCCCTAAGCCAGCGCCAATTGGAGTCAAAGACATGCCAGCCGGAACAGAGATTCTGAGAAATAAGCTCGAAGAGGATTTCATTCCATTTAGTCCTGTAATGTGGGCGGATCCTCTTATACCGACATCCGTTACAGTGAACACCGATGAACAAACTATTGATTGGATGCCTGCCATTGACGTAGCCGTGAACAACTTTTCAATGATGAGGTTAGGAGTTCAGATTAAAGCTAAAATGGACCTTTGGCAGACCGGCGCAATAAGGGAGATGATACCAGGACTCACGAACCAAAATCCCATCGCGGCGATAATGCAAAGGAGTAACTTTGAATCAGTGCCGTTGCTGGACGAAGCAGCTTTTACTCGTTTGCTGATGCTACAGACTATGACTGTAAGTCCAGTCCAGCAAGTGTATGTATCGACAGCCGTAAATGAACAGTCGATAAACACATGTGTGTCAAGAGAAGCCAGTAGAATAGTGTGGACCCCAGCTTTGGGATCATCTGATAACTTGCAGATAGGCACAGCGACTGAAACCAGCACTCTATACTTCCGCACCATAGATGCGTATGCCGCGCTTATTGAAGACTACACTGCTGATGATGTAGCAATCAAAACAAAGTCAGGAGATATTGTACACCCTTCCGACGTTGTCTTTGTACCAGTGAAATCGAGTTGGCGTGGACAGGCATGGTTGATGCCCTACATAATGTCATTCACAACAACAGCATGGTGGAACCATGCGATGGTGATTGAAGTTGAGTATACTAATACAGTCGACCCGAAGGTAGAAGGTAGGACAATGAAAATGTCTTTTATGCCGAAAGCAGCAACGGTACACATACCGGGTAACTACTCCAGAGTATGCCTAGTAGTTGTCGACTCGACCCGAAGCATATATCCTACATCGCTAAATTATGAAATCACAATGGGAATTCACGCTTCTTGGGCGGGACAGTACGAATTCGCTAAACAAGTATACATCTCACTAGGAAGGTTGACGGACACATCAGTCAGTAAAATGGAAGATAGGAACATAATCACAGCGTTGAATCACATGATCGAGTTTTTGTGCACACGCGCTGAGTTCAGATCAATACATATGAAAGCCGCAGTGCTGGCCACGTCCAGAATGAATGGGTTCGGGGCATACCCCAACCCAGCTGAGCCTCCCAAACAAAAAGAGACAGCACAACGAAATCATTTGTTTGGTCCTGGTCAGTTCAATTCCAAAGAGGGCATAAAAATAGGAGACTACGAGTTGCCCGATATAGCCGACATGGACAGTACCGATAGACTGAAGAGACTGAAAGCTTTCCAAAGTTGGAGAACCGACCCTCTGGGATATATGGCATATGGACAAGTCAACTGCAAAAAAGACACAGCACACTACCCAGCGATGTGGAAACATACAGCTCAGTGTATTCAGTACCAACTGACAGCGTGCACGGCAAACATGCGGATCCTCAGAGCTTGTGGTATTTTCGTTCAGGACCGCGAGAGCAACAGACACGTGTTACAGGAACCAATGGACGTGTACAATACTACATTGGGCTATGCATCCCTGATGTTGGGACTAACTAATTGGGCAGCTATGGAACTGGGAGTCACCATCTTCGAGCACAACATCATAG ATTTGTCGTCACAACATTCCAATATGTTGATCGGCTCGTTGATAAACCAATTTGGCGGAATCTGTGGGGTTGGATAA